The proteins below come from a single Vibrio cyclitrophicus genomic window:
- a CDS encoding LysR family transcriptional regulator, with translation MHSPITLEALHILDAIDRRGSFAAAANEMDRAPSSLSYQIQKLEQDLDIMIFDRSGHRANFTEAGQLILEQGRIILGATEQLVNDASILANGWELDLTIAFDGIIPISNFFSLVDELGKISKTRVRLQEEILAGCWESLADGRADLLVCPKLDTIPNDIKSDVIGKIEMVWVAASNHYVHKRSGEFDQKARESYRVIAIADTARDQPALSINILEKQPRLTVTSFPAKVEALTTGLGIGTLPSVIAEPLIESGVLQRIVGTEPQAIDIVMAWRRNKMGDAKSWCIQHIKKTWSLK, from the coding sequence ATGCATAGCCCAATAACACTTGAAGCATTACACATACTAGATGCTATCGATCGTCGTGGAAGTTTCGCCGCAGCAGCGAATGAAATGGACCGAGCGCCATCGTCATTGAGTTACCAAATTCAGAAGTTGGAGCAAGATCTAGACATCATGATTTTTGATCGGTCTGGGCATCGTGCAAATTTCACGGAAGCGGGGCAGTTAATACTAGAACAAGGCAGGATAATTCTTGGTGCGACTGAACAACTCGTTAACGATGCGAGTATTCTTGCTAATGGTTGGGAGCTAGATCTAACTATCGCCTTTGATGGTATTATTCCGATTAGTAATTTTTTCTCACTGGTTGATGAACTAGGTAAAATCAGTAAAACACGCGTTCGTTTACAAGAAGAAATCTTAGCTGGATGTTGGGAATCTCTGGCCGATGGCCGAGCTGACTTACTTGTGTGCCCAAAGCTTGATACGATTCCAAACGACATTAAAAGTGACGTAATAGGTAAAATAGAAATGGTTTGGGTGGCAGCATCAAACCATTATGTTCACAAACGTTCTGGTGAGTTCGACCAGAAGGCCAGAGAAAGTTACAGGGTTATTGCAATTGCCGATACAGCACGCGATCAACCCGCACTAAGTATTAATATATTAGAAAAACAACCACGCTTAACCGTAACGAGTTTCCCAGCAAAAGTAGAAGCTCTAACAACAGGGTTAGGCATAGGCACTTTACCGAGTGTTATCGCGGAACCACTGATTGAATCTGGTGTGCTTCAGCGAATTGTAGGAACGGAACCCCAAGCTATTGATATCGTCATGGCTTGGCGACGCAATAAAATGGGCGACGCCAAATCATGGTGTATTCAGCACATTAAAAAGACATGGTCACTCAAGTAA